The following is a genomic window from Antechinus flavipes isolate AdamAnt ecotype Samford, QLD, Australia chromosome 3, AdamAnt_v2, whole genome shotgun sequence.
CTGGGGTCCTGGCCCCCCTCCGGGCCCTCCCCCCTTCTCCAGCTCCTTCCTCTACGAGGGGGCCCCGCCCCCAGGGCCTCCGCCTGCCCCTCTCTGCGCCCAAGGGAACGCTGGGAGCTGGGCTCTGGCCCCGGGCCGTGCGGAAGGGGGACTGCCCTGACTTACCAGAGCACGTGGAAATAGCTTTGCAGCAGGAAGGGCGCGAGCCGGAAGGGCCTCATCCAGTTGATGTCCAGGCCCTGGGGAGCAGCCCAGCATCCAGCCCTTGGCGGCCCCTCCCCCAGGCCGGAGTCCCAGCCCCTCCGCCCAAGTCAGCCCGGGTGCTGCCCCCCCCCACTGCCCGGCACGCTGCTCCCCGAGGGCAGCCCCCCCTGCGCCCACAAGTGCCCCCCGACTCCTTGTCTGCccgagggggggaggggagccccAGCCTCAGAGGCCAACTGCTGGGGGGGCGCCCGGAGTCCTGGGCCCAGCGCCTCGGCCCCCGCCTGCCAGACTTACCGTCTTCACTATCATGGCCACGGCCGACAGGAAGACGTACACCTGCCCCCAGATCCTCCAGGGGCTCTCGCTCTGGGTTGGGCCAGGAGACTCCTGGGGGGCAGACACGAGAGCTGGCAAGCTTGGAGCGGTGGGGGTGGGGCAGACCCGGCCCAGCCTGACACTGCTGGCCTTTCAGAGGCCCAGACCTCCTCCCAGCCCGGCCCCCCACGTCTCCTCTGCCTGACCTCCCTCCTCGGGACCCTCGTCTCCTGCCCCGCTCGGCCACCCCCAGGGCCACTGTGCCACCCCCCGGGGCCGGGCAGCCTCCTTGTGCCCCCTTGACCActgccgcccccccccccccccgggcccGGCAGCCTCCTTGTGCCCCCTTGACCActgccgccccccccccccccccccgggcccGGCAGCCTCCTTGTGCCCCCTTGACCACTGCCGCCCACACCGCTTCGGCCACAAGGCTTTGGGGACTGAGCTGCCCCCGGGGTCCCTCTCCTTGGCTGGCCCCGCCTCGGTCCCGGCCTGTCCTGGGCCCACCTTCTGTCTGCTCCTTGGGAGCTTTGCAACATTGTAACCTAAAACGTGGCCCCGAGCCTGCCTTGGCCCCTAAGGGCTCTCTGGGCCCCCAGAAGGAGCCCCCAGCAAGGCCACCCCTGAGGGCGCTTCTGGACCTCTcccagccccccccccagcctGGGGATTCTCCACGTCAGGCCCCGTGGCTGCCCGGGGCCGCCCATCTGACCCTCGGGACCCAGGCTGGTCAGGACCCCCCAGCCCCCCCTCGGGGTGCTCTTGTCCCGGCAGCTCCCTCGGGCCTGGATGGGCACCTCCGTGGGTGGGGGGGAGGGCTCCGGGGCCCCAGGAGCAGGAGGATCACCTGGCTCCCCTCCATCCCCGGCCGCTGGGCCGTGAGCGCCGTGAAAAGCCCGATGTAGCTGAGGTACCAGGCGGTGCTGATGGCGAACAGGGCGCCCGCAAAGGAGGCCCACTTGGCTTGCAGCAGACTCCGCAGGGGCTCCACCACCAGCAGGTCGGAGGCTTTCTGGGGGCAGAGAAGGGCCTGGAAGGCCGCCCTTTGTCCCCCGACTCTCCCGCCGAGCTCCCGGGCCCGCACGGCGGCTTCCACGGGGCCCGGCCCGGCCGCCGCCCCTGCCCCCCTCACCTCCATGTCGGGGTGGAAGGCGACCATCTTGAGGGCAGAGTTGGGCTCCGTGGTGTCCACTTCACTCAGGTCGTACAGGGAGCAGCTTATGGGCCCGTAGGACCACTCGCAGAACTTTCTGCCCAGGTAGGCCATCATGTGTCCCGGGGAGAGCTCTCGGTTTAGGATGCAATGGAACAGCTGGCCGGGAGCAGAGAGCAAGGGGAGGTGAGCGGGGGAAGGAGACGGGGCAGGGGAGGAAGGGGCCGGAAGCGGAAAGAAGGGGGCAGGGGGAGCAGAGAGGCAGGGAAAGGTCACTGCCAAGAGCCAGAGCCCACCCTAACCCCCACTCCTGACAAGCTTCCCTTCTTCCCAGAACTGCCATAGACTGGCTAGTTttaatgtttgcctcagtttccccatctgtaaaacaaggatgaCTTTAGCCCCTCCCTCTCAGGACCATTGCAGGGATTAAAGGAGACAAAGTGTGTGTATCCCTCAGCATGGTGTCGGGCACATGGCAATGCTCGCAGAGCCCAGTGAGTCCGGGGGGACCTGGCACAGGGCAGCCCACCAGGCCTGGGGGAGGGGCACAGCCAGAGGCTGCTGGGACCTACAAAGGCCTTTCTTAAACACCTACAGCAGAGTCCCAGATACACTCTGCATTGAGGCTGACTGTACCCCAGAGATGAGCCCTGCCCCCCACAGCCACACCCCCCCACCTCTCATCCTTTCTAACTCCAGCCTACAGGCTTTGCTCTTTGTCCCTGAGGGACTAGCCTGCTCCCTACTTCCAGGGCTAGCATCATCTTTGACTCTAGGGCTGCCCCCAGGGGCTAGCCTGGTTTCTACCTCCCATGGCTGGCCTGGTCTCCGCCCCGGGGTTAGCCTGGTCTCTGACCCTGGGCTAGCCTGGTCTCCACCCCTGGGCTAGCCTGGTCTCTGACCCTGGGGCTAGCCTGGTCCCTGGCAGAGCTACTCTTGCTCCCTTTGCCCAGGGCCCAGTGTATCTCTCTAGACCCCTCCCAGGCTCTGGCAGGAGGTTCCCTGGTTCCCTGCTGGGTGGTCGGCGACCCTCCCCCAGTCCATTGGGCCTGTACCTCGAACTGGCCCTCCTTGGCTGCCAGCTGCAGGGGAGTCAGGCCTTGGAGGTTGCGGATTTTCTCCAGATGGTTCATGGAGGCCGTTCTGTCACTCAGCTGCTTCTTCTCGCTGAGCTCGAGCACCAGGTGATACATGCTGACCATCTCCTGCAGGTTCCGGGCCCTCAGCACCAGAACATGGAGCACGGTGTTCTTGAAGGTGTCCTGGGCCCGCGCCAGGTCGGAGCTACCCCGGCTCATCAGGAACCTCACCATGTCTGGCTGGCAGGTGCAGGCCGCCAGGGACAGCGGGTATTCCCCTGGGAGACCCCGGCAGCCTGTGAGGGACCCGCCCCCAGCAGCCCCCAGGCCCAGGGCAGACCCTGCCTCCTCTCCCAGGGAATAATCCGGGTGATATGTTGGCCCCGGAGGACCTTGGGGAATCTGGGCCACCTGCGCCCGCCCCGTGCCCGTCCCGACCCCTGTGGCCCTTGTCCTGCCCCTGGCTGGGCCCTAACAGGGAGGGGCTGCTGGGGAGGGGGCCTAAGCTCCTTGGTTCTTGCGCCTGCCCCTGGTTCCTTCTCCCCAGCCTTGTGGGACATTGTACCAAAATAGAAGCAATCCTCTGAGACGGGGTTGGGGTGGAAGAACAAGCCCGTGGCCCTGGCCTGAAGGTCAGCCCCCCACTCCACCAGCCGCTTGACAATGTCCTTCAGGCCCCTCTCGATGGCGATGTGCAAGGCTGTCTGTCCTGGGGCCACAGGGAGGGATCAGCCTGTTAACTCCCAGAGGCCCGGGCCCAGCCTCTCTGGCCCTCCCTGTGCCCCTCCAGGCCCTAGAAAAGGGCAGCCCCCCCCAGGCTCATCAGGAGGGCAGCCCCATTCCCCCCCGCCCCGGGCTCAGCATCCTGGCCCCTTTCTGGCCCCTCCAAAGGCACTTGGCTGTTCTGCTTCTCCCcaacccatttcacagatggcaGCCCCACTCACCGCGATAGACCTTGTCGGTGTAGGAGGCGTTGAGCAGCTCGGGCAGGTCCCCCGAGTCCTGGGCGTGGTGCAGCAGGAGCATGACCATGTCCTCCACGGCTTTCTCCTTCTTGTCCTGAGACCTCAGCAGAGCCTTCATCAGACACGTCTTCCCCGTGACCTCCTCTGTGGGGGGACGATGGCGGCTCACGGCCCTTCTTCCAGGCCCGGCCCTTAGGGCACTGCCACGCTCAGGCCCTTCTGCCGGGCCCAGGTCAGAGCCAGGCTCCCCGGGCAGGCTGTAAGCAGGGGGATGGGGCAGGGATGCTGGGCCTGGAGGGGTGGCCCTGGGCTTTCTGGCCCCCCCTCCCCAGGCCAGGCCCTTCTCACCTAGGAGCTCGGGGCCACTGAGCTTCAGTTTGTGCCGGAGAATCTCCTCCAGCTGCTTCCTCACAGCCTCCAGATCCCCCGCAGCGATGGAGCTGAAGAAGTGCTTTCTGAACCT
Proteins encoded in this region:
- the LOC127558275 gene encoding transient receptor potential cation channel subfamily V member 3-like isoform X1 — translated: MDPNESLDPEPGDLSSVLLQPLLPEPSLPQCFDVSEVQEETSLEHEADSAGLHSPGSQEDDLKIICRTLEEQMDIRPEVVCKSRGDCPDGKVPDLDLQRPDKFRKHFFSSIAAGDLEAVRKQLEEILRHKLKLSGPELLEEVTGKTCLMKALLRSQDKKEKAVEDMVMLLLHHAQDSGDLPELLNASYTDKVYRGQTALHIAIERGLKDIVKRLVEWGADLQARATGLFFHPNPVSEDCFYFGEYPLSLAACTCQPDMVRFLMSRGSSDLARAQDTFKNTVLHVLVLRARNLQEMVSMYHLVLELSEKKQLSDRTASMNHLEKIRNLQGLTPLQLAAKEGQFELFHCILNRELSPGHMMAYLGRKFCEWSYGPISCSLYDLSEVDTTEPNSALKMVAFHPDMEKASDLLVVEPLRSLLQAKWASFAGALFAISTAWYLSYIGLFTALTAQRPGMEGSQESPGPTQSESPWRIWGQVYVFLSAVAMIVKTGLDINWMRPFRLAPFLLQSYFHVLCLFQAGLVLCSLGLSWGRAETAAVVQSPALVLGWFNLLYYSRGFKLTGIYTVVLQKMILHDVARFLLVYVVFLLGFASALSALSGPCPGPDHCPYDSVGNASGALFKLTLGLGDLSGPEHSSFPGFFLFVLIIYVILTSVLLLNMLIALMSETATEVSSRNEKIWQVQRAITILDMERCLPMAWRQRLLRDKILRDQKVGLTPSQDDDLRTCLRVNEEEWKKANVVARGQFMGIHEDPSVFPGMEK
- the LOC127558275 gene encoding transient receptor potential cation channel subfamily V member 3-like isoform X2 translates to MGQGAAGREGIGRGSRSQELGDNGLPYRPEVVCKSWGDCPDGKVPDLDLQRPDKFRKHFFSSIAAGDLEAVRKQLEEILRHKLKLSGPELLEEVTGKTCLMKALLRSQDKKEKAVEDMVMLLLHHAQDSGDLPELLNASYTDKVYRGQTALHIAIERGLKDIVKRLVEWGADLQARATGLFFHPNPVSEDCFYFGEYPLSLAACTCQPDMVRFLMSRGSSDLARAQDTFKNTVLHVLVLRARNLQEMVSMYHLVLELSEKKQLSDRTASMNHLEKIRNLQGLTPLQLAAKEGQFELFHCILNRELSPGHMMAYLGRKFCEWSYGPISCSLYDLSEVDTTEPNSALKMVAFHPDMEKASDLLVVEPLRSLLQAKWASFAGALFAISTAWYLSYIGLFTALTAQRPGMEGSQESPGPTQSESPWRIWGQVYVFLSAVAMIVKTGLDINWMRPFRLAPFLLQSYFHVLCLFQAGLVLCSLGLSWGRAETAAVVQSPALVLGWFNLLYYSRGFKLTGIYTVVLQKMILHDVARFLLVYVVFLLGFASALSALSGPCPGPDHCPYDSVGNASGALFKLTLGLGDLSGPEHSSFPGFFLFVLIIYVILTSVLLLNMLIALMSETATEVSSRNEKIWQVQRAITILDMERCLPMAWRQRLLRDKILRDQKVGLTPSQDDDLRTCLRVNEEEWKKANVVARGQFMGIHEDPSVFPGMEK